The segment GCTCGCGTTCTACGCGTACGGGCCGCACAAGGCCGCCGCGATCCGCGAGCTCGCGTCGCTCGAGGACGTCGACCTCGAGGCGTCGTACGCGTACAGCGACTCGGTCACCGACCTGCCGATGCTCGAGGCGGTCGGCCACCCGGTCGCGGTGAACCCGGACCGTGAGCTCGCGCGGATCGCACGTGAGCGCGGCTGGGAGACGCAGACGTTCCGCCAACCCGTCCGGCTGCGAGACCGCGTCCCCGTTCCCCCCGCCGGGCCGACGATCGCGGTCAGCGGCGCGCTCGCGGTCGCGGGGATCGGGGTGGCGACGTGGTGGTGGTGGCGCCGTCAGGACCATCGCGCCACGAAGGCGAGTCCGAACGGCGCCCGGCACGCGCTGCAACGGGCCCGCACCGCGTCGAGCGAGGCGGCGTCGGCGTTGCGTCTCAGCGCGGGCGCCGTCGCGTCGGCTCGACGAGCCGCGCTGGCGTTGACACGCGATTGACCGCGCGCAACGAGCCCGCACCCGCGGGCTCGTTGGACGTCGAGTCGTGGTGGTGGATCAGGCCTCGCGGACCTTCTTCGCGACGACCGCACCGATCGCGACCACGATGAGGAGCAGGAGCAGCTTCTTCACGGATTCTCCCTGGGTCCAGCGACACGCCTACCGGGCGGCCGAATCCTAACCGCAGGACGGCCGGCGCTCGCGCCGAGCCGTCG is part of the Acidimicrobiia bacterium genome and harbors:
- a CDS encoding HAD-IB family hydrolase, whose amino-acid sequence is MEAAFFDLDKTIIAKSSVLAFGRPFYREGLLSRRAIVKSAYAQVVFMLVGADEEKMEKLREAMLGLTRGWDQKHVAQIVRETLDEVVSPIIFAEALELFAQHHEAGRQVVIVSSAPAEVVEPLAEFLGADRAIATRAQIDDEGRYTGQLAFYAYGPHKAAAIRELASLEDVDLEASYAYSDSVTDLPMLEAVGHPVAVNPDRELARIARERGWETQTFRQPVRLRDRVPVPPAGPTIAVSGALAVAGIGVATWWWWRRQDHRATKASPNGARHALQRARTASSEAASALRLSAGAVASARRAALALTRD